In bacterium, a genomic segment contains:
- the ilvN gene encoding acetolactate synthase small subunit — translation MTTRAEAFKAAPHQRHMLAVLVDNEFGVLARVVGLFSGRGYNIESLTVAEVDQERKLSRITIVTSGPETVISQIVSLLERLVPVHRVEDLTLAGAHVERELALIKVVASGQARVEALRIVDAFNARVVDATVESFVFEITASAPKVNSFVDLMRPLGMVEVARTGVVGMQRGATSLKIEDEAALADERKKLASVVVNS, via the coding sequence ATGACCACACGGGCAGAAGCATTCAAAGCGGCACCACACCAACGGCATATGCTGGCCGTGCTGGTGGATAACGAGTTCGGCGTGTTGGCGCGCGTGGTGGGGCTGTTCTCGGGCCGTGGCTATAACATTGAGAGCTTGACGGTGGCCGAGGTGGACCAGGAGCGCAAATTGTCGCGCATCACGATTGTGACGTCGGGGCCAGAGACGGTGATCAGCCAGATTGTGTCATTGCTGGAGCGCTTGGTGCCGGTGCACCGGGTGGAGGATTTGACGCTGGCGGGCGCGCATGTAGAGCGAGAGCTGGCGCTGATCAAGGTGGTGGCGTCCGGCCAGGCACGGGTGGAGGCGTTGCGCATCGTGGATGCGTTCAATGCGCGCGTGGTGGATGCGACGGTGGAGAGCTTCGTGTTTGAAATCACCGCGAGCGCGCCGAAGGTGAACAGTTTTGTGGACCTGATGCGGCCGCTTGGCATGGTGGAAGTGGCGCGTACGGGTGTGGTGGGCATGCAGCGCGGCGCCACCAGCCTGAAGATCGAGGATGAGGCCGCGTTGGCCGATGAGCGGAAAAAGCTTGCATCGGTAGTGGTTAATTCGTAA
- a CDS encoding c-type cytochrome, whose protein sequence is MRKVFCKAAVSVLFFSCVTGSGAWAADKVYTYTPLPPQVRVNEPKAELGGKLYHDRALSTDGKISCASCHDLKKGGSDQLPLSPGVMGQMSKVNSPTVYNSDRNFVQFWNGRAANLNAQALYALVQEMENDDVKKRGEEPSIHGDGKMVAKWHNLVERVKANKDYVTAFGKLYQGKISEETIADAIAEFEKTLITPDSRFDDFLRGDEQALNEQEKRGFALFKTKGCANCHSGNYFGGESYQALNQDYFKDRGGKVSESDMGRYSATRLEEDKYRFKVPMLRNVGVTAPYFHDGKVPTLEEAVRKMGKYQLGTNLKPEEVQAISAFLKTLTGKYKGVPLDKMK, encoded by the coding sequence TGCCGCCCCAGGTGAGGGTTAATGAGCCCAAGGCCGAGCTTGGCGGCAAGCTATACCACGACCGGGCGCTTTCCACCGATGGGAAGATATCCTGTGCATCCTGCCATGATCTGAAAAAGGGCGGCAGCGATCAGTTGCCCCTTTCGCCGGGTGTAATGGGGCAGATGAGCAAGGTGAATTCGCCCACCGTTTATAATTCCGACCGTAATTTTGTGCAGTTCTGGAACGGGCGTGCGGCGAATCTGAATGCGCAGGCGCTTTATGCACTGGTGCAGGAAATGGAGAATGACGACGTCAAGAAGCGTGGTGAGGAACCCTCAATCCATGGCGATGGCAAGATGGTTGCCAAATGGCATAATCTGGTGGAGCGGGTGAAGGCAAACAAGGATTATGTGACGGCTTTTGGGAAGCTCTATCAAGGAAAAATCAGCGAGGAGACCATTGCCGATGCGATTGCAGAATTTGAAAAGACGCTGATTACGCCGGACTCGCGTTTTGATGATTTTCTGCGGGGCGATGAACAGGCGTTAAATGAACAGGAGAAAAGAGGATTCGCGCTGTTTAAGACCAAGGGCTGCGCTAATTGCCACAGCGGCAATTACTTCGGTGGTGAGAGCTATCAAGCGTTGAATCAGGATTATTTCAAAGACAGGGGCGGGAAAGTTTCTGAGAGCGATATGGGGCGCTACAGCGCAACCAGGCTTGAGGAAGATAAATACAGGTTCAAGGTGCCGATGCTGCGCAATGTGGGGGTGACCGCACCTTATTTCCATGATGGCAAGGTGCCCACTCTGGAAGAGGCTGTGCGCAAAATGGGCAAATATCAGCTGGGCACCAATTTGAAGCCTGAAGAGGTGCAGGCTATCTCCGCCTTCCTGAAAACACTGACGGGCAAATATAAGGGCGTGCCGCTGGATAAGATGAAATGA
- the mnmC gene encoding FAD-dependent 5-carboxymethylaminomethyl-2-thiouridine(34) oxidoreductase MnmC yields MVKLLPTPAAVEWKDGALPCSAQYGDVYYSAENGLEEARYVFLAQNGLPGRLADCDRFTLAETGFGTGLNFLALWQMWKALPEPRPDLCYITTELHPMRPEDMARAHAVWPELAELSAALLRAYPHPFPGEHVRYLEGGRIELRLLLGDAVECLAAFGEAHCVDAWFLDGFAPAGNEGMWTQALFAEMARMSKAGATLASFTAAGHVRRGLAAAGFLMEKARGFGRKRDMLKGVYRIEAAAPAMVKGSQPAVVIGGGVAGVGAAWHLARQGREVVMLEAGDDLAAGASGNPAAAFAPYFTADWSERGQLYARGFGHARHIWQGLKAEGFQLEGELCGVLALEVDKPGKDRHARLLAKLSLPDSVMRKVSREEARYLAGVDVPAGGVFYGEGGWMCMKSLCRALLTHAGESIEFMPNSRVTQLEHDGIGWRVSIQGQCHAMLTDHVVLATGFGAKALLPDLPLEAVRGQLISFRPDDRLARLKTVINWGEYLTPLHDGRMVLGSSFVRHDALSDIRNDEVDVLLGKLKQIFPGVDAKDVKPWAAIRCATPQRMPLMGDVRAFLPQMPAGLYLHLAHGSRGTLTGLLDGGHKCSHFEPIIHCFG; encoded by the coding sequence TTGGTCAAGCTTCTACCCACACCTGCGGCGGTTGAATGGAAAGACGGAGCGTTGCCTTGCTCCGCCCAATATGGCGATGTGTATTATTCGGCTGAAAATGGGCTGGAAGAGGCGCGGTACGTGTTTCTGGCTCAGAATGGATTGCCTGGCCGTCTGGCCGACTGTGACAGGTTTACCCTAGCGGAAACGGGTTTTGGCACGGGGCTGAATTTTCTAGCTCTGTGGCAGATGTGGAAGGCGCTGCCGGAGCCCAGGCCCGATCTTTGCTACATCACCACCGAACTGCACCCCATGAGGCCGGAGGACATGGCCAGGGCGCATGCCGTGTGGCCTGAACTGGCCGAATTAAGCGCGGCATTGCTGAGAGCTTATCCGCATCCCTTTCCGGGTGAGCATGTGCGTTATCTCGAAGGTGGGCGGATTGAGCTTCGCCTTTTGCTGGGGGATGCGGTGGAATGCCTGGCGGCGTTTGGTGAGGCACATTGCGTGGATGCATGGTTTCTGGATGGGTTTGCACCAGCTGGAAATGAAGGCATGTGGACGCAGGCCCTGTTTGCAGAAATGGCGCGGATGAGCAAGGCCGGGGCCACGCTTGCGAGCTTTACAGCCGCGGGGCACGTGCGGCGAGGGCTGGCGGCGGCCGGGTTCTTAATGGAAAAGGCCAGAGGCTTTGGCCGCAAGCGGGACATGCTGAAAGGCGTTTATCGTATTGAAGCGGCTGCGCCCGCCATGGTGAAGGGATCCCAGCCTGCAGTGGTGATCGGCGGCGGTGTGGCAGGTGTGGGTGCGGCATGGCACCTGGCGCGGCAGGGACGTGAGGTGGTGATGCTTGAGGCGGGGGATGATCTGGCCGCCGGTGCGAGCGGCAACCCCGCAGCGGCATTCGCGCCTTATTTCACGGCGGATTGGAGTGAGCGCGGGCAGCTTTATGCGCGGGGGTTCGGCCATGCGCGGCACATCTGGCAAGGGTTGAAGGCGGAAGGTTTTCAGCTTGAGGGAGAGCTTTGCGGCGTGCTTGCGCTTGAGGTGGATAAGCCGGGTAAAGACCGCCATGCACGGTTACTGGCAAAATTATCGCTTCCGGACTCGGTTATGCGTAAGGTCAGCCGTGAGGAGGCGAGGTATCTGGCGGGGGTGGATGTGCCTGCCGGGGGCGTTTTTTATGGCGAAGGCGGCTGGATGTGCATGAAAAGCCTTTGCCGGGCGCTGCTGACGCATGCAGGAGAATCTATAGAGTTCATGCCTAACAGCCGTGTAACGCAGTTGGAGCATGACGGCATTGGCTGGCGTGTTTCCATACAAGGGCAGTGCCACGCGATGTTGACTGACCATGTGGTGCTGGCCACCGGTTTTGGCGCCAAGGCGCTTTTGCCGGATTTGCCGCTGGAAGCGGTACGAGGGCAGCTGATTTCCTTCAGGCCGGATGATCGGCTGGCCAGGTTAAAAACAGTGATCAATTGGGGTGAGTACCTTACTCCCTTACATGATGGACGGATGGTGCTGGGGTCGAGTTTTGTGAGACATGATGCTTTGTCTGATATCCGGAATGATGAAGTGGATGTGTTGCTTGGCAAATTGAAGCAAATATTTCCGGGGGTGGATGCAAAGGATGTGAAGCCTTGGGCGGCAATTCGTTGCGCCACGCCTCAGCGGATGCCGTTGATGGGGGATGTTCGCGCATTTCTGCCGCAGATGCCAGCGGGGCTTTATTTGCACCTGGCGCATGGATCGCGCGGGACATTGACAGGGTTGCTGGATGGTGGACATAAATGCAGCCACTTCGAACCGATTATTCACTGTTTTGGGTGA
- a CDS encoding ATP-binding cassette domain-containing protein gives MLTIQDLTYRIAGRTLFDNTSFNLSAGHRVGLVGPNGTGKSTLFKLISGELTPDGGEISLAKGASLGMVRQDLPEDDTTLIDVVLAFDKERSALLKEVETCEDMQRISDIYTRLEEIGAYDAPSRAATILAGLGFNDTAQNTGIQNFSGGWRMRVALAAALFCEPNLLMLDEPTNHLDFEALVWLEQYLSKFRETLLIISHDREILNKTVDIILHLDRQKLVGYTGNYDWFERRRAEKMMNQQAMHERQMAQKAKMMEFVDRFRAKASKARQAQSRLKAIEKMDIVDAVIADRVTAFAFPQPQELASPLITLDGVDVGYEPGKPILKNLNLRIDMDDRIALLGANGNGKSTLVKLLSGKLAEQKGHIHKSGKMKVGYFAQHQTEELDVTLTPFEVMREALKGTAEPKIRAMLGHFGFDKHKADTKVGELSGGEKARLLFCLMSHDAPHIMLLDEPTNHLDIDAREALMQALNNYEGAVILVSHDPHLVECVADRLWLVADGTCQSYNDDLDAYRNLVMRQRRKERDDARQDAKAGKKSRRESAETPEQQSAKLESKIADLTTRKYELENEMAALASSSDAKGITKLDASYKQLLQELEQAETELEALIATL, from the coding sequence ATGCTTACGATTCAGGACCTCACTTACCGCATTGCCGGGCGCACCTTGTTCGACAACACCTCCTTCAACCTTTCCGCAGGGCACAGGGTGGGGCTGGTCGGCCCTAACGGCACGGGCAAATCCACCCTCTTTAAGTTGATTTCCGGCGAACTCACGCCCGATGGCGGTGAAATCTCCCTCGCTAAAGGCGCGAGCCTCGGCATGGTCAGGCAGGACCTACCGGAAGACGACACAACACTCATCGATGTGGTGCTGGCCTTCGACAAGGAACGCTCCGCCCTGCTGAAGGAAGTGGAAACCTGCGAGGACATGCAGCGCATCAGCGACATCTACACCCGCCTGGAAGAAATCGGCGCCTACGACGCCCCCTCTCGTGCCGCCACCATCCTCGCTGGCCTTGGTTTCAACGATACGGCACAGAACACCGGCATCCAGAATTTCTCCGGCGGCTGGCGCATGCGCGTGGCGCTCGCCGCTGCACTGTTCTGCGAGCCCAACCTGCTGATGCTCGATGAGCCGACCAACCACCTCGATTTCGAAGCCCTCGTCTGGCTGGAGCAATATCTCAGCAAATTCCGCGAAACCCTGCTCATCATCAGCCACGACCGCGAGATCCTGAACAAGACCGTCGACATCATTCTCCATCTCGACCGCCAAAAGCTCGTCGGCTACACCGGCAATTACGACTGGTTCGAACGCCGCCGCGCCGAGAAGATGATGAACCAGCAGGCCATGCACGAACGCCAGATGGCGCAGAAGGCCAAAATGATGGAATTCGTCGACCGCTTCCGCGCCAAGGCCAGCAAGGCCCGCCAGGCGCAAAGCCGCCTGAAGGCCATTGAGAAAATGGACATCGTCGATGCCGTCATCGCCGACCGCGTCACCGCTTTCGCCTTCCCGCAGCCGCAGGAACTCGCCTCTCCCCTCATCACGCTGGACGGCGTGGATGTAGGCTACGAACCCGGCAAGCCCATCCTGAAAAATCTGAACCTCCGCATCGACATGGACGATCGCATCGCCCTGCTCGGCGCCAACGGCAACGGTAAATCCACGCTGGTGAAACTCCTTTCCGGCAAGCTCGCGGAGCAAAAAGGCCACATCCACAAATCCGGCAAGATGAAAGTGGGTTATTTCGCCCAGCACCAGACAGAAGAACTGGACGTCACCCTCACCCCGTTCGAAGTCATGCGCGAAGCACTGAAAGGCACCGCCGAACCCAAAATCCGCGCCATGCTCGGCCATTTCGGTTTCGACAAACACAAGGCCGATACCAAGGTGGGCGAACTTTCCGGTGGCGAGAAGGCGCGCCTGCTTTTCTGCCTCATGAGCCACGACGCCCCGCACATCATGCTGCTTGACGAACCGACCAACCACCTCGATATCGACGCGCGCGAAGCTTTGATGCAGGCGCTCAACAATTACGAAGGCGCCGTCATCCTCGTCAGCCACGATCCGCACCTGGTGGAATGTGTGGCCGACCGCCTCTGGCTGGTGGCCGATGGTACCTGCCAATCCTACAATGACGACCTGGATGCGTATCGCAACCTGGTCATGCGCCAGCGCCGCAAGGAACGCGACGACGCCCGCCAGGATGCCAAGGCGGGCAAGAAGTCACGCCGCGAATCCGCCGAGACGCCCGAACAGCAATCCGCCAAACTGGAAAGCAAAATCGCCGACCTTACCACCCGCAAATACGAATTGGAAAATGAAATGGCCGCCCTGGCCAGCAGCAGCGACGCCAAAGGCATCACCAAACTCGATGCCAGCTACAAACAACTGCTGCAGGAACTGGAACAGGCGGAAACCGAGCTGGAAGCGCTGATCGCCACCCTTTAG